The following coding sequences lie in one Planctomycetota bacterium genomic window:
- a CDS encoding class II fumarate hydratase, with product MTHFRIEHDSMGDVQVPAQAYYGAQTQRAVENFPISGWPLPPALIHALGLVKYAAAVANRDLGKLTGTGKNPLKKEQVDALLAACREVAAGKFDEQFPIDVFQTGSGTSSNMNANEVISNRAIEICGGDRFQQSKPIHPNDHVNMGQSTNDMFPTAIHVAVGIEIKTKLVPALQRLEQVLKEKAAAWDKVIKIGRTHLADATPIRLGQEIGGLAYQLSQSVDRAGRALDSIVELPAGGTAVGTGINTHPEFGGRVARALEQETGAGFIEAKNHFEANAQRDGLVECHGQLKTIATTLFNVANNIRWLGSGPRCGFYEVMLPDRQPGSSIMPGKVNPVMCESMMQVTARVMGNDQAIAVAGAAGGQFQLNIMMPMMGQTVLESIHLLAQSTNAFVDFCALEMEANVERCAASVENSLAMVTSLNPYVGYEKAAALAKEAFKSGKTIRQLCTEQNVVPPADLKKALDPMSMTEPH from the coding sequence ATGACTCACTTCCGCATTGAACACGACTCGATGGGCGACGTGCAGGTGCCCGCCCAGGCCTATTACGGCGCGCAGACCCAGCGGGCCGTCGAGAACTTTCCCATCTCGGGCTGGCCGCTGCCGCCAGCCCTGATCCATGCCTTGGGCCTGGTCAAGTACGCCGCCGCCGTGGCCAATCGAGACTTGGGCAAGCTGACCGGCACCGGCAAGAACCCGCTCAAGAAAGAACAGGTCGACGCCCTGTTGGCGGCCTGCCGCGAAGTGGCGGCCGGCAAGTTCGACGAGCAGTTCCCGATCGACGTGTTTCAGACCGGTTCGGGCACGTCGAGCAACATGAACGCCAACGAAGTGATCTCGAATCGGGCCATCGAGATTTGCGGCGGCGATCGGTTCCAGCAGTCCAAGCCGATCCACCCCAACGACCACGTCAACATGGGGCAAAGCACGAACGACATGTTCCCCACGGCCATTCACGTGGCCGTCGGCATCGAGATCAAAACCAAGTTGGTCCCGGCGCTGCAGCGCCTGGAACAAGTGCTCAAGGAGAAGGCGGCCGCGTGGGACAAGGTCATCAAGATCGGCCGGACCCATTTGGCCGACGCCACCCCGATTCGACTGGGACAGGAAATCGGCGGCCTGGCGTATCAACTTTCGCAATCGGTCGATCGCGCCGGGCGCGCGCTCGACAGCATCGTGGAACTTCCCGCCGGTGGCACCGCGGTCGGCACCGGCATCAACACTCATCCCGAGTTCGGCGGCCGCGTGGCCCGCGCGCTGGAACAAGAAACCGGCGCCGGCTTTATTGAGGCGAAGAACCATTTTGAGGCCAACGCCCAGCGCGACGGGCTGGTCGAATGCCACGGCCAGTTGAAAACCATCGCCACCACCCTGTTCAACGTCGCGAACAACATCCGCTGGCTCGGCAGCGGCCCGCGGTGCGGCTTCTATGAAGTGATGCTCCCCGATCGGCAGCCGGGCAGCTCGATCATGCCGGGCAAGGTTAACCCCGTGATGTGCGAAAGCATGATGCAAGTCACCGCTCGCGTGATGGGCAACGATCAGGCGATTGCCGTGGCCGGCGCGGCCGGTGGACAGTTCCAGTTGAACATCATGATGCCGATGATGGGGCAGACGGTACTGGAAAGCATCCACCTGCTGGCCCAATCGACCAATGCGTTCGTCGACTTCTGCGCCCTCGAAATGGAAGCCAACGTCGAACGCTGCGCGGCCAGCGTCGAGAACAGTCTGGCCATGGTCACCAGCTTGAACCCTTACGTCGGCTACGAAAAGGCAGCCGCCCTGGCCAAGGAAGCGTTCAAGAGCGGCAAAACGATCCGCCAACTCTGCACCGAGCAAAACGTCGTCCCACCCGCCGACCTAAAGAAGGCGCTCGACCCCATGAGCATGACCGAGCCGCATTGA
- a CDS encoding acetyl-CoA C-acyltransferase, translating into MPSSYIIAACRTPIGKLLGGLSSLTAPQLGGVAVAEAVRRSGLSCEQIDEVVLGNVLQAGVGQAPARQAALAAKLPPSVPALTVNKVCGSGLKAVMLADQAIRAGDARTVVAGGMESMSRAPFLLMGAREGWKFGNQTTIDSMLNEGLWCATENVGMGTIADDTAARCHVSREEQDQWSLDSHRRAVAAAEAGAFKDEIVSVTIPGRRGPTVVSADEGPRADAALASLAALRPAFPPYEGVTPTVTAGNASQISDGAAAVVVVDEALAGKCNAPLRARIVATASAALPPRQLFTAPVPAMEQALAKAKLSVDQIDLFEINEAFAAQLLACQRPLKIDPAKLNVNGGAIALGHPIGASGARVLVTLLHALKARGLRRGLAALCLGGGGGVAMIVELE; encoded by the coding sequence ATGCCGTCGTCGTACATCATTGCCGCCTGCCGGACACCCATCGGGAAACTGCTCGGCGGCTTGTCGTCGCTGACCGCGCCGCAGCTTGGCGGCGTGGCGGTGGCCGAGGCGGTACGCCGCTCAGGTCTGTCGTGTGAGCAGATCGATGAAGTGGTCTTGGGGAATGTCTTGCAGGCGGGCGTGGGACAGGCCCCCGCGCGGCAAGCGGCCTTGGCGGCGAAACTGCCCCCTAGCGTGCCGGCCCTGACGGTCAACAAGGTCTGCGGCTCGGGGCTGAAAGCGGTGATGCTGGCCGACCAGGCGATTCGCGCCGGCGACGCTCGCACCGTCGTGGCCGGTGGCATGGAGAGCATGAGCCGCGCGCCGTTCTTGTTGATGGGTGCCCGCGAAGGCTGGAAGTTCGGCAACCAGACCACAATCGACAGCATGCTCAACGAAGGGCTCTGGTGCGCGACCGAAAACGTCGGCATGGGGACGATCGCCGACGACACAGCGGCACGCTGCCACGTTTCGCGCGAAGAACAAGACCAGTGGTCGCTCGATAGCCACCGTCGCGCCGTCGCGGCGGCCGAAGCCGGCGCGTTCAAAGACGAGATTGTCTCGGTCACGATTCCCGGCCGGCGCGGGCCGACCGTCGTGAGCGCCGACGAAGGGCCGCGCGCCGATGCGGCGCTGGCCTCGTTGGCGGCCTTGCGCCCGGCGTTTCCGCCGTACGAGGGAGTGACGCCGACGGTCACGGCCGGCAACGCCTCGCAAATCAGCGACGGGGCGGCCGCCGTCGTGGTGGTCGACGAGGCGTTGGCTGGCAAGTGCAATGCACCGCTGCGAGCGCGAATCGTGGCCACGGCCAGCGCGGCCTTGCCGCCGCGACAACTGTTCACCGCGCCGGTCCCGGCCATGGAACAAGCCCTGGCCAAGGCGAAGCTGTCGGTTGACCAGATCGACCTGTTCGAGATCAACGAGGCGTTCGCCGCGCAGCTATTGGCCTGTCAACGGCCGTTGAAGATCGATCCCGCGAAGCTGAACGTGAACGGCGGGGCGATTGCCTTGGGGCATCCGATCGGGGCGAGCGGCGCTCGTGTGCTGGTCACCTTGCTGCATGCGCTCAAGGCGCGCGGCCTGCGTCGCGGCCTGGCGGCGCTGTGCCTGGGCGGTGGCGGCGGTGTGGCGATGATCGTCGAGTTGGAGTGA